Proteins co-encoded in one Arthrobacter globiformis genomic window:
- a CDS encoding DinB family protein — translation MPIIPDEKDWTWVLSRPCTQCGFDASTVTPSTVPGSVENMLPRWRAVLRRPDASERPDDSTWSALEYACHVRDVFNLFDRRLNLMLTEDNARFENWDQDRTAVESDYANADPAVVSAELTAEGEQVAASFASVQEPQWDRTGLRSNGSEFTVLTLAQYFLHDVVHHLADVDG, via the coding sequence ATGCCTATCATCCCGGATGAAAAGGACTGGACCTGGGTCCTGTCCCGCCCCTGCACCCAGTGCGGCTTCGACGCGTCCACCGTGACGCCGTCCACGGTTCCTGGCAGTGTCGAAAACATGCTGCCGCGCTGGCGGGCCGTGCTCCGGCGCCCGGACGCCAGCGAGCGGCCGGACGACAGCACCTGGTCCGCGCTGGAGTACGCCTGCCATGTCAGGGATGTGTTCAACCTCTTCGACCGCCGCCTCAACCTGATGCTCACCGAGGACAATGCCCGGTTTGAGAACTGGGACCAGGACCGGACTGCGGTGGAGAGCGATTATGCGAACGCCGACCCTGCCGTGGTGAGCGCCGAGCTCACCGCGGAGGGCGAGCAGGTGGCGGCCTCCTTTGCCAGCGTGCAGGAGCCGCAGTGGGACCGGACCGGGCTGCGCAGCAACGGCTCCGAGTTCACCGTCCTGACGCTCGCGCAGTATTTCCTGCACGACGTCGTCCATCACCTGGCGGATGTGGACGGCTAG
- a CDS encoding bifunctional acetate--CoA ligase family protein/GNAT family N-acetyltransferase: protein MVDQPGDGEYPEYWEADVVLRDGGTAHLRPIHPTDADAVQTFHTRQSQDSIYMRFFAFKERLSSRELKRFTEVDYRDRVAFVITIGGDIIGIGRYDRLDDPAEAEVAFNIADAHQGRGIGSILLEHLAAAARENGIRRFSAEVLPENRKMLMVFSDAGYDVKRHFDDGVVSLEFNIDPTDKSRAVMEAREHRAEARSVQDLLAPSSVAVIGASRRWGTVGYQLLEHIIEGGFTGPVYAINPEAFELAGMLSFGKLSEVPGPVQLAIVAVPYEEVPKVVDECAAAGVKGVLVASAGFTEDGERGLARQRELVRQARANGMRVIGPASLGIVNTNSAVSLNASMAPSLARGGGLGLFSQSAAIGVALYAASSRRRAGISTFLSAGNRADVSGNDMMQFWEDDADTTAVGLYLESIGNPRKFSRIARRLARTKPVIVAKSTSMGLQLPPGHAVRTTQAPADALDSMMRQSGVIRVETIEQLMDVAQIVSAQPIPKGAGVAVFSNSGALGKVVADSAASHGLGVEELVTELDLDAGMSRALPALRERLREVLAKEAIHAAVVAFLPARGLTVEKIAAALAEASAEAGKPVVAAFTGILDPSVYVEGMVGEDSGAAPVPCYSNPGAAVAALSAVVRYAEWAERDQGLFVDPDGCDPDAAHADLEQLLADVRGEQLKQLEPADAARLLGHYGIRVMRSEGFDTEDEAVAAAGRLGWPVALKTTDPTLRHRLDLGGVRLDIQDADSLRLNIIQMRRALEPYGSASLEVQTMAPVGQACTLRAIEDPLLGPVVSFGLAGDAVNLLDDWAHRAPPLSTADLRDLIRSPRASRKLFGYQGLPAVDVSALEEVAARLARLKDAHPEIALVEFNPVLATPQGAFILAADVRIGNAAQRTDSARRAMRS, encoded by the coding sequence ATGGTGGATCAGCCCGGGGACGGCGAATATCCGGAATATTGGGAGGCCGATGTCGTTCTGAGGGACGGCGGCACAGCGCATTTGCGCCCCATCCACCCCACCGACGCGGACGCCGTTCAGACCTTCCACACGCGGCAGTCGCAGGATTCCATCTACATGCGGTTCTTCGCCTTCAAGGAGCGGCTCTCCAGCCGCGAGCTCAAGCGTTTCACCGAGGTGGACTACCGGGACCGGGTGGCCTTCGTGATCACCATCGGCGGGGACATCATCGGCATCGGCCGGTACGACCGGCTTGACGACCCCGCGGAGGCCGAGGTGGCCTTCAACATCGCCGACGCGCACCAGGGCCGGGGCATCGGCTCGATCCTGCTGGAGCACCTCGCGGCGGCGGCCCGCGAAAACGGGATCCGCCGGTTCAGTGCCGAGGTCCTGCCCGAGAACCGCAAGATGCTCATGGTCTTCTCCGACGCCGGCTACGACGTCAAACGCCACTTCGACGACGGAGTGGTGAGCCTTGAGTTCAACATCGACCCCACGGACAAATCGCGCGCCGTGATGGAAGCCCGGGAGCACCGCGCGGAGGCGAGAAGCGTGCAGGACCTGCTGGCACCGTCGTCGGTGGCGGTGATCGGTGCGAGCCGCAGGTGGGGAACAGTGGGGTACCAGCTCCTGGAACACATCATCGAAGGCGGCTTTACCGGTCCCGTCTACGCCATCAACCCCGAAGCCTTTGAACTGGCCGGCATGCTGTCCTTCGGCAAGCTCTCCGAGGTGCCCGGGCCGGTGCAGCTGGCCATCGTGGCGGTACCCTATGAGGAAGTCCCCAAGGTGGTGGATGAGTGCGCGGCCGCCGGCGTGAAGGGGGTCCTGGTGGCCTCCGCGGGATTCACCGAGGACGGGGAGCGGGGCCTCGCCCGGCAGCGGGAGCTGGTGCGGCAGGCGCGGGCCAACGGGATGCGGGTCATCGGACCGGCCTCGCTCGGCATCGTGAATACCAACTCCGCGGTGTCGCTGAACGCCTCCATGGCACCAAGCCTGGCCCGCGGCGGCGGCCTGGGGCTGTTCAGCCAGTCCGCGGCGATCGGGGTGGCGCTGTACGCGGCGTCCAGCCGGCGCCGCGCCGGCATCTCCACTTTCCTGTCGGCCGGAAACCGGGCCGATGTGTCCGGCAACGACATGATGCAGTTTTGGGAGGACGACGCCGACACCACCGCCGTAGGCCTGTATCTGGAGTCGATCGGCAACCCGCGCAAATTCTCCCGCATCGCCCGGCGGCTCGCGCGGACCAAGCCGGTGATCGTGGCCAAGTCCACTTCCATGGGGCTGCAGCTGCCGCCCGGACATGCCGTCCGCACCACCCAGGCTCCCGCTGATGCGCTGGACTCGATGATGCGCCAGTCCGGCGTGATCCGCGTGGAGACCATCGAACAGCTCATGGACGTGGCGCAGATCGTGTCCGCCCAGCCGATCCCCAAGGGGGCCGGGGTGGCGGTCTTCAGCAACTCCGGGGCACTGGGGAAAGTGGTGGCGGACAGCGCCGCGTCCCACGGCCTGGGCGTCGAGGAGCTCGTGACGGAGTTGGACCTGGACGCCGGCATGTCCCGTGCCCTGCCGGCCCTGCGTGAGCGGCTCCGCGAAGTGCTCGCCAAAGAGGCAATCCACGCGGCCGTGGTTGCCTTCCTTCCTGCCCGCGGGTTGACCGTGGAGAAGATTGCCGCGGCGCTCGCAGAAGCCTCCGCGGAGGCCGGAAAGCCGGTGGTGGCAGCCTTCACCGGCATCCTCGATCCGTCGGTGTACGTCGAAGGCATGGTGGGGGAGGACTCCGGCGCGGCGCCGGTGCCGTGCTACTCGAATCCCGGGGCCGCCGTTGCCGCCCTCTCCGCCGTGGTGCGGTATGCCGAGTGGGCGGAGCGGGACCAGGGCCTCTTTGTGGATCCTGACGGGTGCGATCCCGACGCGGCCCACGCCGACCTCGAGCAGCTGCTGGCCGATGTCCGCGGCGAGCAGCTCAAGCAACTTGAGCCAGCAGACGCCGCCCGTCTGCTGGGGCATTACGGGATCAGGGTGATGCGCTCGGAAGGCTTCGACACGGAGGATGAAGCCGTGGCGGCGGCCGGCAGGCTCGGCTGGCCCGTGGCACTGAAGACCACCGATCCCACGCTGCGCCACCGCCTTGACCTGGGCGGGGTGCGGCTGGATATCCAGGACGCGGACTCCCTCCGGCTGAACATCATCCAGATGCGCCGGGCGCTGGAGCCTTACGGCTCGGCGTCGCTGGAGGTCCAGACCATGGCCCCGGTGGGCCAGGCCTGCACCCTGCGCGCCATCGAGGACCCCCTGCTGGGGCCCGTGGTGTCCTTCGGGCTGGCCGGCGACGCCGTCAACCTGCTGGACGACTGGGCGCACCGGGCGCCGCCGCTGTCCACCGCCGACCTCCGCGACCTGATCCGGAGCCCCCGCGCGTCCCGGAAGCTGTTCGGCTACCAGGGCCTTCCCGCCGTCGATGTTTCCGCCCTGGAGGAGGTGGCCGCGCGGCTGGCACGGCTCAAGGATGCGCACCCGGAGATAGCCCTGGTGGAATTCAACCCGGTCTTGGCCACGCCGCAGGGGGCGTTCATCCTGGCTGCCGACGTGCGGATCGGCAACGCGGCCCAGCGCACCGACAGCGCACGGCGGGCGATGCGGAGCTAG
- a CDS encoding DNA gyrase/topoisomerase IV subunit A, producing MARRQTRTPAGETVQDYTENIVDIDVTSEMEGSFLEYAYSVIYSRALPDARDGLKPVQRRILYMMSDMGLRPDRGHVKSARVVGEVMGKLHPHGDTAIYDAMVRMAQDFSLRLPLIDGHGNFGSLDDGPAAPRYTEARLAAAALTMTDHLDEDVVDFVPNYDNQLTQPEVLPAAFPNLLVNGTTGIAVGMATNMAPHNLVEVISAARHLIANPDATLEDIMRFVPGPDLPTGGRIVGLDGIRDAYATGRGSFKTRAKVEVEQLSARRTGLVVTELPYMVGPEKVIEKIKDAVNGKKLAGISDVVDLTDRKHGLRLVIELKNGFNPNAVLQQLYRYSPMEDSFGINNVTLVEGQPQTLGLLQLLTVYVDHRISVVRRRTVFRLGKKKDRLHLVEGLLIAIVDIDEVIQIIRSSDEASAARERLMSIYDLSEIQANYILELRLRQLTKYSRIELEKEQDELRKEIAELEAILESDQLLRDLVSSELGEIAEKYGTPRRTVLLESEAVSPTVASAAGVEVKAGVKGKPAPLALEIADDPCWAILTASGQIARTANQDSLAETGPRSKHDVFRSVIKTSARGEIAAITSQGRMLRVQVMDMPVLPPVSGLPNLAGGVPAKDFITLLKGESLVAFAPLDEVLALGTAQGIVKRVQPDYPLNREDWEVITLKDKDTVVGVGPAGSDDADLVFLTRQAQLLRFSAAVVRPQGRTAGGMAGIKLADGDQVVFFGAVAPGDEAAVVVTISGTEGALPGTAPGAAKVTAFAEYPAKGRATAGVRAHRFLKGEDTLLLAWAGHGPAKASSSAGVARSLPQEHGRRDGSGIPLSQAVDVIGPSMAWPESA from the coding sequence ATGGCACGCCGCCAAACACGCACCCCCGCAGGGGAAACAGTCCAGGACTACACTGAAAACATCGTTGATATCGACGTGACTTCCGAGATGGAAGGCTCCTTTCTGGAGTACGCGTACTCGGTCATCTATTCCCGGGCCCTGCCCGACGCCCGGGACGGCCTCAAGCCCGTCCAGCGACGCATCCTCTACATGATGAGCGACATGGGCCTCCGTCCGGACCGGGGCCACGTCAAGAGCGCCCGGGTGGTGGGTGAGGTCATGGGCAAGCTCCACCCGCACGGCGACACCGCCATCTACGACGCCATGGTGCGCATGGCCCAGGACTTCTCGCTCCGGCTCCCCCTGATCGACGGCCATGGAAACTTCGGCTCGCTCGACGACGGTCCCGCGGCACCGCGGTACACCGAGGCCCGCCTGGCGGCGGCAGCACTCACCATGACGGACCACCTCGACGAAGACGTGGTGGACTTCGTCCCCAACTACGACAACCAGCTCACCCAGCCGGAGGTCCTGCCCGCAGCGTTCCCCAACCTGCTGGTCAATGGCACCACCGGCATCGCCGTCGGCATGGCCACGAACATGGCGCCGCACAACCTCGTCGAGGTCATCTCCGCAGCCCGGCACCTCATCGCGAACCCGGACGCCACACTGGAAGACATCATGCGGTTCGTCCCCGGCCCCGACCTGCCCACCGGCGGGCGCATCGTGGGCCTGGATGGCATCCGGGACGCCTACGCCACGGGCCGCGGCTCCTTCAAGACCCGCGCCAAGGTGGAGGTGGAGCAGCTCTCGGCCCGCCGGACGGGCCTCGTGGTCACCGAACTGCCGTACATGGTAGGTCCGGAAAAGGTGATCGAGAAGATCAAGGACGCGGTCAACGGCAAGAAGCTGGCGGGCATCAGCGACGTCGTGGACCTGACCGACCGCAAGCACGGCCTGCGGCTGGTCATCGAGCTGAAGAACGGTTTCAACCCCAACGCCGTTCTCCAGCAGCTCTACCGCTACTCGCCGATGGAGGATTCCTTCGGCATCAACAACGTGACCCTCGTGGAGGGGCAGCCGCAGACCCTGGGTCTGCTGCAGCTGCTAACCGTCTACGTGGATCACCGCATCTCGGTGGTGCGGCGCCGGACGGTGTTCCGGCTTGGCAAGAAGAAGGACCGCCTCCACCTGGTGGAGGGCCTGCTCATCGCCATCGTGGACATCGACGAGGTCATCCAGATCATCCGGTCCTCGGACGAGGCCTCCGCGGCCCGCGAACGGCTGATGTCCATCTACGACCTCTCCGAGATCCAGGCCAATTACATCCTTGAGCTCCGGCTCCGCCAGCTGACCAAGTACAGCAGGATCGAACTGGAGAAGGAACAGGACGAGCTTCGCAAGGAGATCGCCGAACTGGAGGCCATCCTCGAATCCGATCAGCTGCTGCGGGACCTGGTGTCTTCCGAACTCGGCGAGATCGCCGAGAAGTATGGCACGCCGCGGCGTACGGTGCTCCTGGAGTCCGAGGCCGTGTCCCCCACGGTGGCCAGCGCCGCCGGCGTCGAGGTCAAGGCAGGCGTCAAGGGCAAGCCAGCTCCCCTGGCACTCGAGATTGCGGACGACCCGTGCTGGGCGATCCTCACGGCCTCCGGCCAGATCGCCCGAACCGCTAACCAGGACAGCCTGGCCGAGACCGGACCCCGCTCCAAGCACGACGTGTTCCGCTCGGTGATCAAGACGTCGGCCCGGGGCGAGATCGCCGCAATCACCTCCCAGGGGCGCATGCTGCGGGTTCAGGTCATGGACATGCCCGTCCTCCCGCCGGTCTCCGGCCTGCCGAACCTGGCCGGCGGCGTTCCGGCCAAGGACTTCATCACCCTTCTGAAGGGTGAGTCACTCGTGGCCTTCGCTCCGCTCGATGAGGTGCTGGCGCTCGGCACGGCGCAGGGCATCGTGAAGCGGGTGCAGCCGGACTACCCACTGAACCGCGAGGACTGGGAAGTGATCACCCTGAAGGACAAGGACACCGTGGTAGGCGTGGGACCGGCAGGGTCCGACGACGCCGACCTGGTGTTCCTGACGCGGCAGGCACAGCTGCTGCGGTTTAGCGCCGCCGTCGTCCGCCCGCAGGGCAGGACGGCCGGGGGCATGGCCGGCATCAAGCTCGCCGACGGCGACCAGGTGGTGTTCTTCGGTGCGGTCGCCCCCGGCGACGAGGCCGCCGTCGTCGTCACCATTTCCGGCACGGAAGGTGCCCTGCCGGGCACCGCCCCTGGGGCCGCCAAGGTGACGGCCTTTGCCGAATACCCGGCCAAGGGCCGCGCCACCGCCGGGGTCCGGGCGCACCGGTTCCTGAAGGGCGAGGACACGCTGCTGCTGGCGTGGGCCGGGCACGGCCCTGCGAAGGCGTCGTCGTCGGCAGGGGTGGCCCGCTCGCTGCCCCAGGAGCACGGCCGGCGCGACGGTTCAGGCATTCCGCTCTCCCAGGCCGTGGATGTGATCGGCCCAAGCATGGCATGGCCGGAATCCGCCTAG